In Bacillus sp. Cs-700, one genomic interval encodes:
- a CDS encoding iron-siderophore ABC transporter substrate-binding protein — protein sequence MFKKSWLIVCLAAFMILAACGTNGNNENSSSGDKKEEETTRTVKHAMGETEVPENPEKVVILTNEGTEALLAMDVKPVGAVQSWLGDPWYDHISDDMKDVEVVGTESEVNLEAVAALKPDLIIGNKLRQEDIYDQLSAIAPTVYSETLKGDWQENFEFYAKALNKEDKGEEVMSAYSDRIDSMSEELGDQLDKKVSVVRFLAGQTRIYYKDSFSGVILEQLGFARPESQQKEDFAEEVTKERIPEMDGDVLFYFTYEAGDGEANSTAEEWTNDPLWNNLQVVKDGNVHEVSDAIWNTSGGVLSANLMLDDIKDVFLGE from the coding sequence ATGTTCAAAAAAAGTTGGCTCATCGTTTGCCTTGCAGCATTTATGATTCTAGCTGCTTGTGGAACGAACGGAAATAATGAAAATAGCAGCTCAGGTGACAAAAAGGAAGAGGAAACAACCCGAACAGTCAAGCACGCGATGGGGGAAACAGAAGTTCCAGAGAATCCTGAAAAAGTTGTTATTTTAACAAATGAAGGAACGGAAGCTTTACTTGCTATGGATGTAAAACCTGTCGGCGCAGTGCAATCATGGCTCGGTGATCCGTGGTACGATCATATTTCTGACGACATGAAAGACGTTGAAGTTGTCGGAACGGAAAGTGAAGTAAACCTTGAGGCTGTTGCTGCACTAAAACCTGATCTCATTATCGGAAATAAGCTTCGTCAGGAAGACATTTATGATCAGCTTAGCGCAATTGCTCCAACGGTTTATTCCGAAACGTTAAAAGGTGACTGGCAAGAGAACTTTGAATTTTATGCCAAAGCACTAAACAAAGAAGATAAAGGCGAAGAAGTAATGAGCGCCTATAGTGATCGCATTGATTCAATGAGCGAGGAGCTTGGTGATCAGCTAGACAAAAAGGTCTCCGTTGTACGTTTCCTAGCTGGCCAAACGAGAATTTACTACAAAGACTCTTTCTCAGGGGTTATTCTTGAGCAGCTTGGCTTTGCTCGTCCAGAATCTCAGCAAAAAGAAGATTTCGCTGAAGAAGTAACAAAAGAACGCATCCCAGAAATGGATGGCGACGTCCTCTTCTACTTCACATATGAAGCTGGAGACGGTGAAGCGAATTCCACTGCTGAAGAATGGACGAATGATCCGCTTTGGAACAATCTACAGGTTGTAAAAGACGGAAATGTTCATGAAGTAAGTGATGCAATTTGGAATACGTCTGGTGGCGTACTTTCCGCTAACTTGATGCTTGATGATATCAAAGACGTCTTTTTAGGTGAATAG
- a CDS encoding zinc dependent phospholipase C family protein, whose translation MPNVWTHILFGEEAAMEAGIWNTIKGDLPFFRLGAQGPDPFFYHNFWPWKKNKPVQEVGSALHQDHCGPFLMEMIEYGKQDDPMLRAYILGFVTHHILDRNTHPYIHYRSGLEGNRHQQLEIIIDTILMKEYKDVETWKTPVYQEIQIGKSLYPPIELMLYECIQSFYPETAERMPEDYINQSYRDMVLALKLLFDPHGWKNQLLKKQVSSFSYRKQIGDEDYLNREGTPWIHPAVKDEESTATFEELLEQAKEEATNILPLIHDYWHNEEDCMTELKTQIGNRSYDTGKDSTLPLELKHFNPIL comes from the coding sequence ATGCCTAATGTCTGGACGCATATTTTATTCGGTGAAGAAGCTGCGATGGAAGCCGGCATATGGAACACGATCAAAGGTGACCTGCCTTTCTTTCGACTTGGTGCTCAGGGACCTGACCCTTTCTTTTACCATAATTTCTGGCCGTGGAAAAAAAATAAGCCGGTGCAGGAAGTTGGTTCTGCTCTTCATCAAGATCATTGCGGCCCATTCCTCATGGAAATGATTGAATACGGAAAGCAAGATGATCCGATGCTGCGAGCTTATATTCTTGGCTTTGTGACACATCATATTCTGGATCGAAACACTCACCCCTATATCCACTACCGTTCTGGTCTTGAAGGCAACAGACATCAGCAGCTTGAAATCATTATTGATACCATTTTGATGAAAGAATATAAAGATGTGGAAACTTGGAAAACCCCCGTCTATCAAGAGATTCAAATTGGAAAATCACTCTATCCTCCCATTGAACTGATGCTTTATGAATGTATTCAATCCTTTTATCCTGAGACAGCTGAACGCATGCCAGAGGATTACATTAACCAATCTTACCGCGATATGGTGCTCGCGCTCAAACTATTATTTGACCCGCACGGCTGGAAAAATCAGCTTTTAAAGAAACAAGTCTCCTCTTTTTCCTATCGAAAACAAATCGGTGATGAAGATTATTTAAATCGAGAAGGAACACCATGGATTCACCCTGCAGTGAAAGACGAGGAATCAACTGCAACTTTTGAAGAGCTGCTTGAGCAAGCTAAAGAAGAAGCAACGAACATCCTCCCTCTCATCCATGACTACTGGCACAACGAAGAAGATTGTATGACTGAATTGAAAACACAAATTGGCAACCGCTCGTATGACACAGGGAAAGATAGCACCCTTCCACTTGAATTAAAACACTTCAATCCAATTTTGTAA
- a CDS encoding MFS transporter produces the protein MRKKEIRSWMMYDFANSAFATTMMAAVLPVFYYDVAAKNIDQSLATSYWGYSQSIAVLIVAILAPVLGAIADYSNSKKVFLRFFAYMGMIASILMAFVGEGGYLFASILLIFGTIGFSGSNVFYDAFLPEIAKGEEIDRISARGYAFGYIGGGLLLLVNLMMILNPSWFFLPNTLVATQLSFASVGVWWFIFSIPMFKNVKEVEHTQPKLSGSYATIGFKRLRTTFKELNHYKQLLLFLVAFWLFNDGISTIIKMATIYGRDIGIDANDLIAALLITQFVGIPFAFLFGYLAKKIRPKRALMLALWIYVGIVFLGYFMTTATHFYLLAIMVGFVQGGAQALSRSIFGSMVPDHRHAEFYGFYGISAKFSAIFGPFLFAFVGQVTGSSRLGIVSLVVFFLAGIYLLNKVNIDQGKEQAKVVMANEGLDV, from the coding sequence ATGAGGAAAAAAGAGATTCGTAGCTGGATGATGTATGACTTTGCTAATTCTGCTTTCGCAACAACAATGATGGCAGCCGTTTTACCTGTTTTCTATTATGATGTTGCTGCCAAAAATATTGATCAAAGTCTAGCTACTTCTTACTGGGGCTATTCGCAATCGATCGCTGTTTTAATTGTTGCGATTCTGGCACCCGTACTCGGTGCCATTGCGGATTACTCCAATTCTAAAAAAGTATTTTTGCGCTTTTTTGCCTATATGGGGATGATCGCAAGCATTTTAATGGCGTTTGTTGGCGAGGGAGGCTACCTGTTTGCTTCTATTCTATTAATCTTTGGTACGATCGGTTTCTCAGGAAGCAACGTCTTTTACGATGCGTTTTTACCGGAAATCGCAAAAGGAGAAGAGATTGATCGCATTTCAGCAAGAGGCTATGCGTTTGGGTATATTGGCGGTGGCCTGCTCCTTCTTGTGAATCTAATGATGATCCTAAATCCATCCTGGTTTTTCCTTCCGAACACGCTTGTCGCAACGCAGCTTTCATTCGCAAGCGTTGGGGTATGGTGGTTTATCTTTTCCATACCCATGTTCAAAAACGTGAAAGAAGTGGAACATACTCAGCCTAAGTTAAGCGGCTCCTATGCGACGATCGGGTTTAAAAGGCTTCGCACGACGTTCAAGGAGTTAAACCACTACAAACAGCTTCTTCTTTTCCTTGTCGCTTTCTGGTTATTTAACGATGGGATCTCGACCATTATAAAAATGGCGACAATTTATGGAAGAGATATCGGCATCGACGCGAACGATTTAATCGCAGCGCTCCTAATCACGCAGTTCGTAGGGATTCCCTTCGCGTTTTTATTCGGCTACTTGGCCAAGAAAATTCGCCCTAAGCGAGCGCTTATGCTCGCACTGTGGATTTACGTAGGGATTGTTTTTCTCGGTTATTTCATGACTACTGCCACGCATTTCTATCTGCTTGCCATCATGGTCGGCTTCGTTCAGGGAGGCGCTCAGGCATTAAGTCGATCGATTTTTGGAAGTATGGTTCCCGATCACAGACATGCAGAGTTTTACGGATTTTACGGCATTTCCGCTAAATTTTCAGCGATTTTCGGTCCTTTTCTCTTTGCCTTCGTTGGTCAAGTAACTGGATCAAGCCGTCTTGGTATCGTTTCACTCGTCGTCTTTTTCTTAGCAGGCATCTATTTACTTAACAAAGTAAACATCGATCAAGGGAAAGAGCAGGCGAAGGTTGTTATGGCAAATGAAGGGCTTGATGTGTAG